A stretch of the Fusobacterium varium genome encodes the following:
- a CDS encoding putative ATPase: MKIYTIFAGVNGAGKSTLYNIEIIKNNDLGKRINTDEIVKEIGEWKNSSDQIKAARIGISWRNEYIEKGISFNQETTLTGNTVLKGILKAKEKGFKIYLHYIGVKNVEIAKERVRIRVKNGGHGIPDKDIEKRYVESFENLKKIFKICDKITIYDNSEYIKECLLVENGNIIWDENIPEWLENIIKCI; this comes from the coding sequence ATGAAGATATATACTATTTTTGCTGGAGTAAATGGAGCTGGGAAATCAACCTTATATAATATTGAAATAATAAAGAATAATGATTTAGGAAAAAGAATTAATACTGATGAAATAGTAAAAGAGATTGGAGAGTGGAAAAATTCATCTGATCAGATAAAGGCTGCCAGAATTGGAATTAGTTGGAGAAATGAATATATAGAAAAAGGAATTTCTTTTAATCAGGAAACTACTTTGACAGGTAATACTGTTTTAAAAGGGATTTTAAAAGCTAAAGAAAAAGGTTTTAAAATATATTTACACTATATTGGAGTAAAAAATGTAGAAATTGCTAAAGAGAGAGTAAGAATAAGAGTAAAAAATGGTGGTCATGGAATACCAGACAAAGATATAGAAAAGAGATATGTTGAATCTTTTGAAAACTTAAAAAAAATTTTTAAGATATGTGATAAAATAACTATATATGATAATAGTGAATATATAAAAGAATGCCTTCTTGTGGAAAATGGCAATATTATATGGGATGAAAATATTCCAGAATGGTTAGAAAATATAATTAAATGTATTTAA
- a CDS encoding transposase translates to MCREYSRYDKNLKLSVVKAYLKSNVSAEMLAKEYGVKSDTQILDWVKKYKELGEKAFDRRRNSKNIILKKIKNISNDKNISIKKENKYLRMENEYLKKLYILQLEETDIEL, encoded by the coding sequence ATGTGTAGAGAGTATAGTAGATATGACAAAAATTTGAAATTATCAGTTGTAAAAGCATATTTAAAATCTAATGTCAGTGCTGAAATGTTGGCAAAAGAATATGGAGTTAAGTCTGATACACAAATACTGGATTGGGTAAAAAAGTATAAAGAATTGGGAGAGAAGGCTTTTGATAGAAGAAGAAACAGTAAAAATATAATCTTAAAAAAGATAAAAAATATTTCTAATGATAAAAATATATCTATAAAAAAAGAAAATAAGTATTTAAGAATGGAGAATGAGTACTTAAAAAAGTTGTACATTCTGCAGCTGGAAGAGACAGATATAGAGCTATAG
- a CDS encoding transposase has translation MLEDEYSVTSLCWAAGVSRSAYYKWKKSRYDVSKREKENKKIEELIIEINERYNGTYGVRRLCSYINSNTEFKVNHKRIYRIMRELGVKSIIRNQSYKGKSWAGKIVDNILNRDFNSGRPLEKLCMDITEIKMYNFTVYMNAVKDVFNDEIIAYDLGLTDGFELVVKTLDKIFEFPLEEKCILHTDQGFQYTGEKYCDMLRERGITQSMSRRGNCWDNVPIEIFFGHFKAELIYLLDRGITYENLSQKIKDYITFYNNERIQLKLGGMSPVKYKEKYIKSKKYKI, from the coding sequence ATGTTAGAGGATGAATATTCAGTTACATCTTTATGCTGGGCTGCAGGAGTGTCTAGGAGTGCTTACTATAAATGGAAAAAGAGCAGATATGATGTAAGTAAAAGAGAAAAAGAAAATAAAAAAATAGAAGAGTTGATTATAGAAATAAATGAGAGATATAATGGTACTTATGGAGTGAGAAGATTATGTTCATATATTAATAGTAATACAGAATTTAAAGTAAATCATAAAAGAATATATAGAATAATGAGAGAACTAGGAGTAAAATCAATAATAAGAAATCAAAGCTATAAAGGAAAGAGCTGGGCTGGGAAAATTGTAGATAATATTTTAAATAGAGATTTTAATTCAGGGAGACCTTTGGAAAAACTATGTATGGATATTACTGAAATAAAAATGTATAATTTTACTGTATATATGAACGCTGTAAAAGATGTTTTTAATGATGAAATAATTGCCTATGATCTAGGACTCACTGATGGCTTTGAGCTTGTTGTAAAAACTTTGGATAAAATCTTTGAATTTCCATTAGAAGAAAAATGTATTTTACATACTGATCAAGGTTTTCAGTATACAGGAGAAAAATATTGTGATATGCTAAGAGAAAGAGGAATTACTCAATCTATGTCAAGACGTGGAAACTGCTGGGATAATGTACCTATTGAGATATTCTTTGGACATTTTAAAGCGGAACTGATATACTTATTAGATAGAGGAATAACATATGAAAATTTATCTCAAAAAATAAAAGATTACATAACATTTTATAATAATGAGAGAATACAATTGAAACTTGGCGGAATGAGTCCTGTAAAATATAAAGAAAAATATATAAAAAGTAAAAAATATAAAATATGA
- the coaX gene encoding type III pantothenate kinase: MLLAIDIGNTHIVTGLLDNTGNVLLTFRVASNDKLTEDEYFSYLRNISKFNKIDIEKINGMIVASVVPNLITIFHFLGKKYFNIEPMIVNSELKKPFSFAPNLNPTGFGADRIIDIVQSLNDYPDKNLVIFDFGSATTYEVLEKNIYIGGGILPGIEMSINALFANTAKLPKVKFSTPDSVLGKNTIEQIQAGIFYGYAGQIKHIIKKIKEVVKDPFIIATGGLGKILSAEIEEIDVYSPDLSIKGLYTLYKYNQNL; the protein is encoded by the coding sequence ATGCTTTTAGCTATTGATATTGGAAATACCCATATAGTGACAGGTCTGTTAGATAACACTGGAAATGTTCTTCTTACTTTTAGAGTTGCTTCTAATGATAAATTAACTGAAGATGAATATTTTTCATATCTAAGAAATATCTCGAAATTTAATAAAATAGACATTGAAAAAATTAATGGAATGATAGTTGCATCTGTAGTTCCAAATCTTATTACTATATTTCATTTCCTTGGAAAAAAATATTTTAATATAGAACCTATGATAGTCAATTCAGAATTAAAAAAACCTTTCAGCTTTGCTCCAAATCTTAATCCAACTGGTTTTGGTGCTGACAGAATAATTGATATAGTTCAGTCTTTAAACGATTATCCAGATAAAAATCTTGTTATATTTGATTTTGGAAGTGCCACTACTTATGAAGTGCTTGAAAAAAATATCTATATAGGAGGAGGTATCCTTCCTGGAATAGAAATGTCTATTAATGCACTATTTGCAAATACCGCAAAATTACCAAAAGTAAAATTCAGTACTCCTGATTCTGTACTTGGAAAAAATACAATTGAACAGATTCAGGCTGGAATTTTCTATGGATACGCAGGACAGATAAAACATATAATCAAAAAAATAAAAGAAGTAGTAAAAGATCCATTCATTATTGCAACAGGTGGTCTTGGTAAAATTCTTTCTGCTGAAATAGAAGAAATTGATGTTTATTCTCCTGATTTAAGTATAAAAGGTCTTTATACCCTCTACAAATATAATCAAAATTTATAA
- a CDS encoding melibiose carrier protein, which produces MGKRIPLSIQIFYGLGVSYAIVDQIFAQWILYFYLPPENSGLKPVMAPLFISLALVISRLVDMITDPVVGFLSDRVNTKWGRRIPFIAIGTIPLAICTVAFFYPPMGNEKAAFIYLAVIGSLFFSFYTVVGAPYNALIPEIGQTQEERLNLSTWQSIFRLLYTAVAMIIPGVLIKVIGKGDVLFGVRGMVVSLCVIAAIGGFITVFLVPERKYSLGQSSDAGFKDTMGILFKNKSFVLYLLGLLFFFIGFNNLRAVMNYFVEDIMGYGKGAITLASALLFSMSALCFYPTNLLSRKYGYRKVMLSCLIMLIIFTATLFFLGKAIPAKFGFVLFALIGIPIAGAGFIFPPAMLSEIGSKISDETGHRIEGVCFGIQGFFLKMAFLVSILILPIILVSGNGDILSAITGTPKGVEKSGIYLTSIVSTISFVISFIFYYKYEE; this is translated from the coding sequence ATGGGAAAAAGAATACCTCTAAGTATACAGATATTTTATGGATTAGGAGTTAGTTATGCTATTGTAGATCAGATTTTTGCACAATGGATATTATATTTTTATCTTCCGCCTGAAAATTCAGGACTGAAACCAGTAATGGCTCCATTGTTTATTTCACTTGCACTTGTTATATCAAGACTGGTAGATATGATAACAGACCCTGTAGTTGGATTTTTATCAGACAGAGTAAATACAAAATGGGGAAGAAGGATTCCATTTATTGCAATAGGAACTATTCCTCTGGCAATATGTACAGTAGCATTTTTTTATCCGCCAATGGGAAATGAGAAAGCAGCTTTTATTTATCTTGCAGTAATAGGGTCACTGTTCTTTTCATTTTATACAGTTGTAGGAGCTCCTTATAATGCCCTTATACCAGAAATAGGGCAGACACAGGAAGAAAGACTTAACCTTTCTACATGGCAGTCTATATTCAGGCTTTTGTACACTGCAGTAGCAATGATAATTCCTGGAGTATTGATAAAAGTGATAGGAAAGGGAGATGTTCTTTTTGGAGTTAGAGGAATGGTTGTTTCTTTGTGTGTTATAGCAGCAATTGGAGGGTTTATAACAGTATTTTTAGTTCCAGAAAGAAAGTATTCTTTAGGGCAAAGTTCAGATGCAGGGTTTAAAGATACAATGGGAATACTATTTAAAAATAAATCTTTTGTATTATATCTTTTAGGGCTTTTATTTTTTTTCATAGGATTTAATAATCTTAGAGCAGTTATGAATTATTTTGTAGAAGATATAATGGGATATGGAAAAGGAGCAATAACATTGGCATCTGCTCTTCTTTTTAGTATGTCAGCATTATGTTTTTACCCTACTAATCTTCTTTCAAGAAAATATGGATATAGAAAAGTTATGCTGAGTTGTTTAATTATGCTGATAATATTTACAGCTACTTTATTTTTTCTTGGAAAAGCAATCCCAGCAAAATTTGGATTTGTATTATTTGCTTTAATAGGAATACCAATTGCAGGTGCAGGATTTATTTTTCCGCCTGCTATGCTTAGTGAGATAGGAAGCAAAATAAGTGATGAAACAGGACATAGAATAGAAGGGGTTTGTTTTGGAATACAAGGGTTCTTTTTAAAAATGGCATTTTTAGTATCTATACTCATTTTGCCTATAATTTTAGTTTCAGGAAATGGAGATATTTTATCAGCAATAACAGGAACTCCAAAAGGAGTGGAAAAGAGTGGTATATACCTTACTTCTATTGTGTCTACGATTTCATTTGTTATATCATTCATATTTTATTATAAGTATGAGGAATAG
- a CDS encoding competence protein ComE, which yields MELIYILALEVFIIMTIFNIFSLWYSIFLTILLVGGIWIFFKNKDKLIYIVPILLVIRVLLCIHFNDSERLDIVKMKVEVNNGMGQIIKIDNRYPKIKSYTFIPEIPNGKYMILAEIAKIENREGMQYFYINKITEEKIEKSWLKNYFENNVKKFIKNGNSEFKRVYRAVILGEGKQLTRTMRKEFSYVGISHLMALSGLHIGIILGICGFISKKLPIPRKDRYIFMLCFLSIYFFGVKHSPSLIRAYIMALIFIGGKIFYEDVDAAKSLAAAFIGGIFVSPVSMNEVSFILSYLAVFAIICIYPIIRKVIYKGKSKFIEKLILLTTIQFFLIPILIKEFGTIQFLSFFSNLIILPIGTLYIVVSFIGLLLENVGLGFIIFPIANIIFETFMKLVEIFSKVPYLTLRYNGSKDNALFLIFYVIIFGIVFYNKFKMEGKKDEKISGRTKIFK from the coding sequence TTGGAACTTATTTATATTCTGGCATTAGAAGTTTTCATAATTATGACTATTTTTAATATATTTTCTTTGTGGTATTCGATATTTCTTACTATTTTATTGGTAGGAGGAATTTGGATATTTTTTAAAAATAAAGATAAACTTATTTATATAGTACCAATTTTATTAGTTATAAGAGTGCTTTTATGTATTCATTTTAATGATTCTGAAAGATTAGATATAGTTAAAATGAAAGTAGAAGTTAATAATGGAATGGGACAGATAATAAAAATAGATAACAGATATCCTAAAATAAAAAGTTATACATTTATTCCAGAAATACCTAATGGAAAATATATGATTTTAGCTGAAATAGCTAAGATAGAGAATAGAGAAGGGATGCAGTACTTCTATATAAACAAAATAACAGAAGAAAAGATAGAAAAAAGCTGGTTAAAAAATTATTTTGAAAATAATGTCAAAAAATTTATTAAGAATGGAAATTCTGAATTTAAAAGAGTTTATAGAGCAGTTATACTTGGAGAAGGAAAACAGCTTACCAGAACTATGAGAAAAGAATTCAGCTATGTAGGAATATCACATCTTATGGCACTTTCAGGATTACATATAGGAATTATTTTAGGGATATGCGGTTTTATTTCTAAAAAATTACCTATCCCAAGAAAGGATAGATATATTTTTATGCTGTGTTTCTTAAGCATATATTTTTTTGGAGTAAAGCATTCACCATCTTTAATTAGAGCTTATATAATGGCACTAATATTCATAGGAGGAAAAATATTTTATGAAGATGTAGATGCAGCTAAATCTTTAGCAGCAGCATTCATAGGGGGAATATTTGTAAGTCCTGTATCAATGAATGAAGTATCATTTATATTATCATATTTAGCAGTATTTGCTATAATATGTATATATCCAATAATAAGAAAGGTTATATATAAAGGAAAATCTAAATTTATAGAAAAATTGATACTTCTTACAACAATTCAATTTTTTCTTATACCTATTTTAATTAAGGAATTTGGAACTATTCAGTTTCTTTCTTTTTTTAGCAATTTAATTATTTTACCAATAGGGACTTTATATATAGTAGTTTCATTTATTGGACTTTTATTGGAAAATGTGGGACTTGGTTTCATTATTTTTCCAATAGCAAATATTATATTTGAAACATTTATGAAATTAGTGGAAATTTTTTCTAAAGTTCCATATTTGACTTTAAGATATAATGGCAGCAAGGATAATGCTCTATTTTTGATTTTTTATGTTATAATATTTGGGATAGTATTTTATAATAAATTTAAAATGGAAGGTAAAAAAGATGAAAAGATTTCTGGAAGAACTAAAATATTTAAATAG
- a CDS encoding putative peptidase translates to MKRFLEELKYLNSGMSNLTKVILVIIVLYFLFGTGGNILTNPMIFLNIAILLLSLLIHEVAHGVMAYICGDPTAKNYGRLSLNPLKHLDPLGTLFPILLILSGSSFVFGWAKPVPINYWRLKYGRLGEFLVAVAGVTSNFVLAAIGLFLFKYAAPHLGNPYIYAVVIYMIRLNILLAVFNLIPIPPLDGSRVLASLGNDDLRNTIFYMDRYGIIIILLLNMTGLLGRIIAPIYSGVLYILEKLI, encoded by the coding sequence ATGAAAAGATTTCTGGAAGAACTAAAATATTTAAATAGTGGAATGTCTAACTTAACAAAAGTTATTCTAGTAATTATAGTTTTATATTTTCTTTTTGGAACTGGAGGAAATATTCTCACAAATCCAATGATATTTTTAAATATAGCTATACTTCTTTTGTCACTTTTGATACATGAGGTAGCTCATGGAGTGATGGCATACATATGTGGTGATCCTACAGCAAAAAATTATGGAAGATTAAGTTTGAATCCATTGAAACATTTAGATCCACTTGGAACATTGTTTCCTATTTTGTTGATACTTTCTGGCTCATCTTTTGTATTTGGTTGGGCAAAACCAGTTCCAATCAATTATTGGAGATTAAAATATGGAAGATTAGGAGAATTTTTAGTGGCAGTAGCTGGAGTAACTTCAAATTTTGTACTTGCAGCAATAGGATTATTTCTTTTTAAATATGCAGCACCACATTTAGGTAATCCATATATTTATGCTGTTGTAATCTATATGATAAGATTAAATATACTTCTTGCAGTATTTAACCTTATTCCTATTCCACCATTAGATGGGTCAAGGGTTTTAGCATCTCTGGGAAATGATGATTTAAGAAATACAATTTTTTATATGGACAGATATGGAATAATAATTATACTTCTTTTGAATATGACAGGTCTGTTAGGAAGAATAATAGCTCCAATATATTCAGGAGTGCTTTATATTTTAGAAAAATTAATATAG
- a CDS encoding thymidylate synthase, whose translation MKSVEKECSIEFEERKSKFIGYVKPIGSKQEAEEFISKIREKHKDATHNCTAYKVIDNGQEYFKTDDDGEPSGTAGKPMGDIITYMDVTNLVVIATRYFGGIKLGAGGLVRNYAKTAKLAIQEAGIAEYIEKKTYIIDFPYEKISEIESIIDSFNGEYLDKGFNERVTYKVKTDIETFKILKEIKGLLVIEL comes from the coding sequence ATGAAAAGTGTAGAAAAAGAGTGTTCAATAGAATTTGAAGAAAGAAAATCAAAATTTATTGGGTATGTAAAACCTATAGGAAGCAAACAGGAAGCAGAAGAGTTTATAAGTAAAATAAGAGAGAAGCACAAAGATGCAACTCATAATTGTACTGCATATAAAGTTATTGATAATGGACAGGAATATTTTAAAACTGATGATGATGGAGAACCTAGTGGGACAGCAGGAAAACCAATGGGGGATATAATAACATATATGGATGTTACAAATTTAGTTGTGATTGCAACAAGGTACTTTGGCGGAATAAAACTAGGAGCTGGAGGACTTGTCAGAAATTATGCAAAAACTGCAAAACTTGCTATACAAGAAGCTGGAATAGCAGAATATATAGAAAAAAAAACATATATAATAGATTTTCCATATGAAAAGATAAGTGAAATAGAAAGTATAATAGATAGTTTTAATGGTGAATATTTAGATAAAGGATTTAATGAAAGAGTAACATATAAAGTAAAAACTGATATAGAAACTTTTAAAATTTTAAAAGAAATAAAAGGATTACTTGTAATAGAATTATAA
- a CDS encoding membrane protein, with protein MDTFTLFSTEHFWFIGGGFLAVFAFIIIAAFLPKYRFAQISALIILIIKVSELSYRHFYFGEPIIGLLPLHLCNLTLIFAILMMFSKSPSLFQVTYYWSLGALFAILTPDVKYSFPHPLTLSFYITHFYLIFAAIYGVIFFEFKPTFRGWVDSFVFLNVLAVIIFFINSNLGTNYLYVNRIPDFTSPLDHFGKWPYYIAVVEGIYLILTYAIYFPFRRKTFKYSTKYF; from the coding sequence ATGGATACTTTTACACTTTTTAGTACTGAACACTTTTGGTTCATAGGAGGAGGCTTTCTTGCAGTATTTGCTTTTATTATTATTGCTGCTTTTCTCCCAAAATATAGATTTGCTCAGATTTCTGCCTTGATAATCTTGATTATAAAAGTTAGTGAATTAAGTTATAGACATTTTTATTTTGGAGAACCTATAATAGGTCTGCTTCCTCTTCATTTGTGTAATCTTACATTGATATTTGCTATACTTATGATGTTCAGCAAATCTCCATCGTTATTTCAGGTAACTTATTATTGGAGTTTAGGTGCTCTTTTTGCAATCCTTACTCCTGATGTAAAATATTCTTTCCCTCATCCATTGACATTGAGTTTTTATATCACACACTTTTATTTAATTTTTGCTGCTATTTATGGAGTAATTTTCTTTGAATTTAAACCCACTTTCAGAGGCTGGGTAGATTCATTTGTATTCTTAAACGTTCTGGCAGTTATAATTTTCTTTATAAATTCAAATCTTGGAACAAATTATCTTTATGTTAATAGAATTCCAGACTTTACTTCTCCACTAGACCATTTTGGAAAGTGGCCATACTATATTGCTGTGGTAGAAGGAATATATTTAATACTGACATATGCAATTTATTTTCCATTCAGAAGAAAAACTTTTAAATACAGTACAAAATATTTTTAA
- a CDS encoding putative ribonuclease HI gives MGKKYYAYFLEDENIKGMVDNWDKCKSLVHGKKARYKSFPTEKEGKQWLESGAHYEKKTGEQSPKLKKEKLKESLVNGIYFDSGTGRGIGVEVRVTDIDGTSLLEKNSLGFSVNSYGNIHLGTDKTNNYGELLGLYLAMDIASQTGEKKIFGDSNLVIFFWSKGIFRKDSLNDDTISLILKVTEKRKNFEKTGGRIEYVSGDINPADLGFHK, from the coding sequence GTGGGTAAAAAATATTATGCTTACTTCTTAGAAGATGAAAATATTAAGGGGATGGTTGATAATTGGGATAAATGCAAAAGCCTTGTCCATGGCAAAAAAGCTAGATATAAGTCTTTTCCAACAGAAAAAGAAGGAAAACAATGGCTTGAATCAGGAGCACATTATGAAAAAAAGACAGGTGAACAATCTCCTAAATTAAAAAAAGAAAAATTAAAAGAATCTCTTGTTAATGGAATATATTTTGATTCTGGAACAGGACGTGGAATTGGTGTTGAAGTTAGAGTTACTGATATAGATGGAACTTCTCTTTTAGAAAAAAACTCCCTTGGATTTTCTGTTAATTCATATGGAAATATCCATCTTGGTACTGACAAAACAAATAATTATGGAGAACTTCTCGGATTGTATCTGGCTATGGATATAGCATCTCAAACTGGTGAAAAGAAAATATTCGGTGACAGCAATCTCGTTATTTTCTTTTGGTCTAAAGGAATATTTAGAAAAGATTCCTTAAATGATGATACAATATCTTTAATACTTAAAGTTACAGAAAAAAGAAAAAATTTTGAAAAAACAGGTGGAAGAATTGAATATGTCTCAGGTGATATAAATCCTGCAGATTTAGGATTCCACAAATAG
- the rpmE gene encoding 50S ribosomal protein L31, translating into MKKNIHPQYNVITVECTCGEKFETRSTYAKGSELKIAVCSKCHPFYTGKAKFIDAAGRVDKFNKRYNINK; encoded by the coding sequence ATGAAAAAAAATATTCATCCACAATACAATGTTATAACTGTTGAATGTACATGTGGAGAAAAATTTGAAACAAGATCAACTTATGCTAAAGGGAGCGAGCTTAAAATAGCTGTTTGTTCAAAATGCCACCCATTCTATACAGGAAAAGCTAAGTTTATCGATGCTGCTGGTAGAGTTGATAAATTCAACAAAAGATATAATATTAATAAGTAG
- the upp gene encoding uracil phosphoribosyltransferase, with amino-acid sequence MAVIEINHPLIQHKLTILRNIGTDTKAFRENLNEIAKLMTYEATKNLKLEEAEVTTPLMSTIGYTLQDRLAIVPILRAGLGMVDGIQDLIPTAKVGHIGVYRNEETLEPVYYYCKLPVDITSRKVIVVDPMLATGGSAVYAIDYLKAEGVKDIIFMCLVAAPEGIAKLLNKHPDVAIYTAKIDQGLTKEGYIYPGLGDCGDRIFGTK; translated from the coding sequence ATGGCAGTAATAGAAATCAATCATCCATTAATTCAACACAAATTGACAATACTTAGAAATATAGGAACTGACACAAAAGCTTTTAGAGAAAATCTAAATGAAATAGCAAAACTTATGACTTATGAAGCAACAAAAAATCTAAAATTAGAAGAGGCAGAGGTAACAACTCCTTTGATGTCTACTATAGGATATACTCTTCAAGACAGACTTGCTATTGTACCTATTTTAAGAGCTGGATTAGGAATGGTAGATGGAATACAGGATCTTATTCCAACTGCAAAAGTTGGGCATATTGGAGTATACAGAAATGAGGAAACATTAGAACCTGTTTATTACTATTGTAAACTTCCTGTAGATATAACTTCTAGAAAAGTAATTGTTGTAGATCCAATGCTGGCAACAGGTGGATCAGCAGTTTATGCAATAGATTATTTAAAAGCAGAAGGAGTTAAGGATATCATATTTATGTGTCTGGTAGCTGCTCCAGAAGGAATAGCAAAACTTCTTAATAAACATCCAGATGTAGCTATTTATACTGCTAAGATTGACCAAGGATTAACAAAAGAAGGATATATTTATCCTGGGCTTGGAGATTGTGGAGATAGAATATTTGGAACTAAATAG
- a CDS encoding putative NUDIX hydrolase yields MREKIVELLKNTKERIIGQDKYVNSAVLIAIAELDAKEYIVLEKRAVEIRQGGEISLPGGKCDERDKTSEETAVRETIEELGIPREKIDVAGKLGILVNPSGMILEVYIGFIKLESREDIKHNSDEVERVIFAPIEFFLKNEPRIEKIGIENVPQFSSEELGLPKRYHGPWQGNPREVYFYNFHGDIIWGMTAEIILDFIKTLRKDMEVVK; encoded by the coding sequence ATGAGAGAAAAAATTGTAGAATTATTGAAAAATACCAAAGAAAGAATAATCGGACAGGATAAATATGTTAACTCTGCAGTCCTTATTGCCATAGCTGAATTAGATGCAAAGGAATATATAGTTCTAGAGAAAAGAGCTGTTGAGATAAGGCAGGGAGGCGAAATATCTCTTCCTGGGGGAAAATGTGATGAAAGAGATAAAACCTCTGAAGAAACAGCAGTGAGAGAAACAATAGAGGAGTTAGGAATACCTAGAGAAAAAATAGATGTAGCTGGAAAGTTGGGAATACTTGTAAATCCTTCTGGAATGATATTGGAAGTATATATAGGGTTTATAAAACTGGAAAGCAGGGAAGATATTAAGCATAATAGTGATGAAGTAGAGAGGGTAATTTTTGCACCAATAGAGTTTTTCTTAAAGAATGAGCCTAGGATTGAAAAAATTGGAATAGAAAATGTTCCGCAATTTTCATCAGAGGAGCTTGGACTGCCAAAAAGATATCATGGACCTTGGCAGGGAAATCCAAGAGAAGTATATTTTTATAATTTTCATGGAGACATAATCTGGGGAATGACAGCAGAGATTATATTGGATTTTATAAAAACATTAAGAAAAGATATGGAGGTAGTGAAATGA
- a CDS encoding ADP-heptose synthase: MILSKETAAKLIEELKLQGKKVVFTNGCFDILHVGHLRYLNEAKKQGDILIVGVNSDVSVKQLKGPTRPINNEIDRAEMLSGLKAVDFTVIFDELTPIETLDKLKPSIHVKGGDYDKNTLPETPTVEKHGGEVRILSFIEGKSTTNIVNKIQFKDGGENEENNEL, translated from the coding sequence ATGATTTTGAGTAAAGAAACGGCTGCAAAACTAATAGAAGAGTTAAAATTACAAGGTAAAAAAGTGGTTTTCACAAATGGATGTTTTGATATCCTGCATGTAGGACATTTAAGATATCTGAACGAAGCAAAAAAACAAGGAGATATATTGATAGTAGGGGTTAATTCAGATGTTTCTGTAAAGCAGCTAAAAGGACCTACTAGACCTATTAACAATGAGATAGACAGAGCAGAAATGCTTTCAGGATTAAAAGCTGTTGATTTTACAGTTATATTTGATGAGCTGACACCAATAGAAACACTTGATAAATTAAAGCCATCTATTCATGTGAAAGGTGGAGATTATGACAAAAATACTCTTCCTGAAACTCCAACTGTAGAAAAGCATGGTGGAGAAGTTAGAATACTTTCTTTTATAGAGGGAAAATCAACTACAAATATTGTAAATAAGATACAATTTAAAGATGGAGGAGAAAATGAAGAAAATAATGAGCTTTAA